The proteins below come from a single Candidatus Delongbacteria bacterium genomic window:
- the mscL gene encoding large-conductance mechanosensitive channel protein MscL, with protein sequence MMQEFKAFAMRGNVIDMAVGIVIGGAFGKIVSSFVADVVMPPLGMLMGKVNFTQLAIVLKEAEGDVAAVSLNYGKFIQTAVDFVIVAFAIFMVVKAMNSLKKKEEAKPAAPPAPSKEEVLLTEIRDALRQK encoded by the coding sequence ATGATGCAGGAGTTCAAGGCATTCGCCATGCGCGGAAACGTGATTGACATGGCCGTGGGTATCGTGATTGGCGGAGCCTTTGGCAAGATCGTCTCGTCCTTCGTGGCCGACGTGGTCATGCCGCCTCTGGGCATGCTGATGGGCAAGGTCAACTTCACCCAGCTGGCCATCGTGCTCAAGGAGGCCGAGGGCGATGTGGCCGCCGTGAGCCTGAACTACGGCAAGTTCATCCAGACGGCGGTGGACTTCGTGATCGTCGCCTTCGCGATCTTCATGGTGGTCAAGGCGATGAATTCCCTCAAGAAGAAAGAGGAAGCGAAGCCTGCCGCCCCGCCGGCCCCGTCCAAGGAAGAAGTACTGCTCACCGAAATCCGCGACGCGCTGCGCCAGAAGTAG